Proteins from a single region of Harpia harpyja isolate bHarHar1 chromosome 14, bHarHar1 primary haplotype, whole genome shotgun sequence:
- the MRPL58 gene encoding peptidyl-tRNA hydrolase ICT1, mitochondrial: MAAHTLRGLCRPPLGLLAARFSQRAAAETEYRSVYSLDKLYPPRQDGDAAASAPEETQPAALDIPLARLTVSYCRSSGPGGQHVNKVNTKAEVRFHLASADWIPEAVRQKMASMHRNKINRAGELIVNSEESRYQMRNLAICLEKIRTMVTEATEKPKVVSKETTQKLIERVEKMNRERLRQKKIHSNIKQSRKADFD, translated from the exons ATGGCGGCGCACACGCTGCGGGGCCTGTGCCGGCCGCCTCTGGGGCTTCTCGCCGCCCGGTTCTCGCAGCGGGCCGCCGCCGAGACCGAGTACCGGAGTGTCTACAGCCTGGACAAGCTGTACCCGCCGCGGCAGGACGGCGACGCCGCCGCCAGCGCTCCG GAGGAGACGCAGCCGGCCGCCCTCGACATCCCCCTGG CTCGCCTGACCGTGTCCTACTGCCGGAGCAGCGGCCCTGGGGGGCAGCACGTCAATAAAG TGAATACCAAGGCAGAAGTTCGGTTCCACCTGGCGTCAGCAGACTGGATTCCAGAAGCTGTGAGACAAAAAATGGCATCGATG CACAGGAATAAGATAAACCGAGCTGGTGAGTTGATTGTGAACTCTGAAGAGAGTCGCTACCAAATGAGGAATCTGGCGATTTGCTTAGAAAAAATCAGAACCATGGTCACGGAGGCTACCGAGAAGCCCAAGGTGGTATCTAAGGAGACAACACAGAAGCTCATAGAGAG ggtggaaaaaatgaaccGTGAACGACTACGACAGAAAAAGATACACTCAAATATAAAACAGAGCAGGAAGGCAGACTTTGACTGA